A genomic window from Melospiza melodia melodia isolate bMelMel2 unplaced genomic scaffold, bMelMel2.pri scaffold_51, whole genome shotgun sequence includes:
- the LOC134413789 gene encoding olfactory receptor 14J1-like, which produces MSNSSSIRHFLLLALADTRQLQLLHFCLLLGISLAALLGNGLIISAVACSHHLRTPMFFFLLNLALSDLGSICTTVPKAMHNSLWDTRDISYTGCAAQLFFFVIFISAELSLLTIMCYDRYVSICKPLHYGTLLGSRACAHMAAAAWASAFLNALLHTANTFSLPLCHGNVLGQFFCEVPQILKLSCSHSNLRELGLIVVSLCLSFGCFVFIVFSYVQIFRAVLRIPSEQGRHKAFSTCLPHLAVVSLFISTGIFAHLKPPSLSSPSMDLSVSVLYSVVTPALHPLIYSLRNQELKAAVWRLMTG; this is translated from the coding sequence atgtccaacagcagctccatcaggcacttcctcctgctggcattggcagacacgcggcagctgcagctcctgcacttctgcctcttactgggcatctccctggctgccctcctgggcaatggcctcatcatcagcgccgtagcctgcagccaccacctgcgcacgcccatgttcttcttcctgctcaacctggccctcagtgacctgggctcaatctgcaccactgtccccaaagccatgcacaattccctctgggacaccagggacatctcctacactggatgtgctgcacagctctttttctttgtgatcttcatctcagcagagctttctctcctgaccatcatgtgctacgaccgctatgtgtccatctgcaaacccctgcactatgggaccctcctgggcagcagagcttgtgcccacatggcagcagctgcctgggccagtgcgtttctcaatgctctgctgcacacagccaatacattttccctgcccctgtgccatggcaatgttctgggccagttcttctgtgaagtcccacagatcctcaaactctcctgctcccactccaacctcagggaacttgggctcattgtggtTAGCCtttgtttatcatttggttgctttgtgttcattgttttctcctatgtgcagatcttcagggctgtgctgaggatcccctctgagcagggacggcacaaagccttttccacctgcctccctcacctggctgtggtgtccttgtttatcagcactggcatatttgctcACTTAAAGCCCCCTTCCCTGTCCTCCCCATCCATGGATCTGTCAGTATCAGTTCTGTACTCCGTGGTGACTCCAGCTCTgcaccccctcatctacagcctgaggaaccaggagctcaaggctgcagtatggagactgatgactggatga